AGGAGGTGAAGTACGACACTTTAGAGGACGCTAACTCGACGGCAACAAAACTTtacaaagtaagtgaaccctttagagactcctgttcacccacactacagCCCAGTGCATTAGGTTTAGTGCattgggtgaactggctgacagttttcctttaaactacTATACTTGCTTGTGGTTTCCAATCAATGTATCTTTATTTTTTGGTTTGACTAGAAAGCTTAATTTTGATTGTGTCTTTAACATCCTTGTTCTTCATGCCATAGATGATGGGGTTCAACATTGGGGtcactgctgtgtatataatagACATGGTCTTGCCTATTTCAGGAGAGTATTCAGAGCGAGGTTTCATGTACATGAAGATAATAGTCCCATAGTACACAGATACAACAGTGAGGTGGGATGAACATGTCGAGAAAGCTTTTTCTCTCCCTTCTGATGACTGGATCTTGCAGATGGTGTAGATGATGTGAACATATGAAATTAACGTCAAGCAGAAAGCGCACAGGATAATGATAAGTGCCGCAACATACATGACAATTTCATTCAGATGAGTATCTTTGCAGGAGAGTTGAAAGAAAGGAGGCATCTCGCAGAAAAAGTGATTAACATGATGGGATTTGCAAAAGGGCAATTGAAAAGTGAGAGGTGTATGAATGATGCCAAAAGCAAAGCACCCACCCCATGATATAGAAGCTAAACAAACACATATCTTCTTGTTAATAATCGTTTGGTAGTGCAATGGTCTACAAATGGCTGCGAAACGATCATAGGCCATGACAGCAAGAATGACACACTCCGTAGCCCCCAAGGACATATGGAAATACATTTGAAGTGCACATCCCACAAGAGAAATACTTCTGTCCGTGGATAAAATATTTTCTAGAATTTTAGGAACGACGGTGGAGGAGAAGCAGATGTCAATCACGGAGAGATTACTCAAGAAAAAATACATGGGAGTGTGTAGCTTTGAGTTAATTAATACAACAATGATCAGTAGAACATTCCCTGACAGTGTTATAATATACATCATCAAGAATGTAATAAAGCAGATGACCTGGAGATGCAGGACATTGGCCATGCCAAGGAGGATGAATCTTCCTGAAGATGTTTGATTTGATGTTTCCATTGCTTGTACTGTAGCTGTTGAAAGATATGTCACGATATGTCAAtgattcagtactgggcccgctgttgtttaatttatttatcaatgatatagaggatggcattaacagctctgtttctatctttgcagatgacaccaagctttgtagcacggtacagtctatagaggatgtgtataggttacaagatgacttggatagactaagtgtatgggcatccacttggcaaatgaggttcaatgcggATAAAtgaaaagttatgcatctgggtactaataacatgcatgcatcgtatgtcttaggggggattaaactggcatagtcactggtagagaaggatctgggtgtacttgtagatcacagactagagaatagcatgcaatgtcaggatgctgtttccaaggccagcaggatattgtcatgtataaaaagaggcatggactcgagggacaaggacataatactccccctttataaagcattggtacggcctcacctggaatatgctgttcagttttggtcgcctgtccataaaagggacactgtggagctggatagggtgcagagacgtgcaactaaactaatatggggcatggaacatcttagttatgaggagcgattaaaggagttacaattgtttagtcttgagaagagacgtttaaggggggatatgataaatgtaaattaatggcccatacaaaaaatatggagaaaaactgttccaggttaaaccccccccaaaggatgagggggcactccctccgtctggagaagaaaaggtttagtctcaaggggcgacacgcctcctttaccataagaactatgaacttatggaacagtctacctcaggaactggtcacagcaggaaaaatttacagctttataatagggttagatacattcctggaacaaaataacattaatgcttatgaagaaatctaaaatcccatcccttccccaatatcgcgctacacccctacccttcaattccctggttaaacttgatggacgtgtgttttttttcaaccatactaactatgtaactaagatATAAAACAGTTAACAGGTACCAATGgctacttttttttgtatattcttaCTGAAGAGTGATGGTTTAGTGCTGTTCTAAAGCATCTGTTTTTACTTATGACTAGGTATTCAAACCATACAGGAACAACCCATCCAAGTTGGAACAGTCTTGCTTTAGTATATGTCTTGTACACTCCGCTCGTTCGAGCATACCCAACCTAAAGAATCATGATTTATCTCCTACGGCTATGCTGTCAATTTGGCAAGCTAGAAATCTACTCCTGGGAGTATGGTCTTCCTTTGAGCCAGTGACACAATACACACATTGCTAGCACTTTTGGTCACAAACCACTGATCAAAGGTCCACATGCCCAAACCTCTCTGGTCTTTCTTGAACATGTGACCTTGGGCTGTTACTGTAAATGGGCACTCTACTTCCATACTTATTTTTACACACTCCTAGCACAATAGGTCCTAAATGAGTTATAAACACCCCATAACCAGTCCACATGCCCACACACAAAATGCTGCCACCAACTGCACTCTAGGTAGACAGGCCACCACATTTGCATGCTGCTGTTTGCCAACCACCAGTGTAGGTCCTGGTACTTATGTCGGGTGACATTCTCTGTGCCATGTGTCTGCTGTATTTCCTAGTTTTCCTGCCCTGTCTGTCTGACAATCCTGCCTGTCTACTGGACTTCCCTGTTGATTCATCCCTTAGACTCTGTGCCTGCTCTTTGCCAGCTGTGCCTGATGCTATCTTTAAGTGTCAGTATGCCCCATTCTGCCTGCTTAGCCGGCTGCctcttgtggcacagtgggtccacaactgtggggtgttacagTTTGCTGAGGCCATGGACCCCGCTGGCATGCCCGTGCCCATCCTACAAGATTTGTTTCAGGTGCTACAATGCTGGAGCGACCATCAAGATGCCATGTTTCAGTCCTTGAACACGATTTCTGCTTGTCTGGATGCTATGTCTGCACCTGCGCCTACTGCATCACAGGTCCCAGCAACTCCTACAATTCCTGTTGCACCGTCTTCATTCCATGGTGAGACCTATGTGCATTCCCAGACCCAGTCTGATCAATTTAAATGGAGTTTTCCTTCAATACCAAAAACTCCCCTAGGGGTCTCAGGACAAAACCTATAAATCAACACTTTTTAGGGACTAGTCCCTCAGGAAtcgccctaaactagagactccccaaaaaactaaataaaacttagcttttattaatTCTATGATTAAAATGTTATATGACTGTGTGTCAAAAGTGTTTTAATATTACGTGCACCAAAACATGTGATCACTCATTGTATGAGGGTCTCTAACTGAGACTCACTCAATGATAATGTTATTAAGTGCAAGCTATTCTTTAGCATTAATTATTCCTCCTTACCCTTGTTTGGGAATAACTGCACTTAAATGTGTTAATTACACCAATATTAACATGAAGGTGCCGATCTAAAATGAAACACCCCCCTCCCTAAGGTTTCACCAGTTCCCTGGCTTTTTCAAAGGCACGAGGTCTGGCGTTGCAATGTATTTCTCAGCTATTTATAACCTTTCTAATTATCCTGATAATGCATCACATCATATACGCTATGTTTATCCAATCAATACCTGCCTCTTCATAGATGTGAGCCCGGAGCGCCTATCACATGACTGTCCCATGTCACATAATCTGCTGTCACCTAGGTGCGCTTAGCGCTGTCCGAACATGCCCGCTGACTTAGTCTGCATCATGCAGATGTAGACTTAGTCTGGTGCACGCGGCTGACAGGTGTCTGTGCATGTCTCTGACATTAGATTAATTTCTGTTTAGGGCTCTCCCTATATTCTGCTGCAATATCTCATTTATATGGCTATAACATTGTATCCTTTATAATTTGGCCCATATTGCGGCTGCAAcattgataggatttattgaAATCTGTTAACTTATAGTAAAATTGGATACTAGAAATTGTAATAATTGCTATTATGTCCATAATTGGGGATACATTAGGAATGGTTACCTGACATTGATACATAGTAGTACATTTACCCATTGGGAATGCATTCATTCAGAACTCACTATCTATTGTCCATGGTAAGTATATTTTGCTTGTTTATTCTACTAATCATATTCATCAATTCTTAGTAGCCTATTATTAAGTTGGTTCTTAGTATTGCATTTTCAATTATTCCTTAAATAATGACATAAGCTTTCCCTAATTTCACATATACATCACTCCCTAGGTTTCATTTTTCTAAGTTCTTAatgataatttttcttttttagcaCCGTCTTCTCCGGTTTTCCACCTGCCAGGCTTCACCACCCATCTTCTCCACCATGGTTTGTATATTgataattttaatattttaatgaGACATATAAGAACTAATGTAACCATATTATTTCCATCTGTTAGAGACTTATTCAATAGACATAGCAATTATGCCAAGTCGTCTATACCATTCCTTTTGCCATTCAGAGGTATATTATTTGTTGTCCatcttaatattttttatattaattatTCCAAGAATTCGGAATAGGAAAATCCTTTGCTCAGACCTATCGGGCTGTGGTTCGCCAACCGATATATCCATCGGGCCTCTTCCTTCAATAATATCCTGTCTATGTCTTCTTTTCTTTCATTCATTATCATCTTGCTCAGACCCCAAAATGTTATTGCATATTTGTCTGTAGGATGTACTGTTCTCATATGCACAGCCAGCAGTGTCTCCGCATCAGTTTCCGGAACTCTGCTATTGTTTTTCCCACATACAGCTTAAGACATGGGCATTGGGCAATATAAATAATATTCCTGGTACCACAATTTATTAAGTCACTGATTTAATAACTACTGTCATCTACTGGATTCTTGAAGTTCTTTCTTGTAGATACAAATTTGCAATTTGGGTATGTGCCCTGTGGGGGAGTCAGTAACCATGTGGTTGATCTTGTTCCACCATTCCGTTGTTCTTGTACTTTGTAGTGGCTATGCACTAATAAGTCCTGCAAATTGGGCCCCCTGCGATAAGTAATACTTGCTCTGGGGCCTACCTTCTGTCTTAGGTCTGAGTAAGATAGCAGGATGTGCTAATGAGATTTTAAGATGTGAAAGGTGAAAGGTACCgccatggggacttcctgtgcaccGACTAATGCAAACCTTTTTTGAGGTAGTGGGAGAGAAAGAAAAGTGTTGATAGCTGTCAAACCATAATTATGCTGAATGTTACTGTAAAGGTTCTCAACGTGAAGACTCATAAATGAAGTGTTCTCAGTGACTGATAAATCATTTATTTTAAGTGTCCTTATTGTCTTTCAAATAAGAAAAAAGGGAAGGTACAAAGGGGGCCAAGATTTTGTCTATGTAACAGCTAGCTCCTTGGGTCAGGTTATTGTTTCCTGAAACAATGGGTCGCCCCTTTAGAGGGGTTGTCCCTTTATACATTTTTGGAAGTGCATAAAATGTAGATATTGTAGGTCTTGGATTAACATGAATTTCGCTTTGTTTTCAGTTATTACACCATCTGTTTGTGCTGTCACCAGAATCGGCTTCAGTTGGTTCAAGTAAGTATCCATGGGGTCTTTTGGTAGAATTTGGTAAGTGTTCCTATCATTCAAGATACTGTGTACCATCTCACAGTATTTGTCAGTATCCATAATTGCAATATTACCtccagagatgagtgaatttttgaaaaaattgatTCGGCCGAAAATTAGGtacaatctgtattaaaaatggccatttctggcttacagagagcctcaataggggtgtagaacactttgcctggctgtattactgttattcagtatgacatgcagattagaggcgtcgcagagcggcacaatgacagaggtgttatcaatatgaggagaccatatagtggcttaatgacacagcatgaaggtgagggcagcatgaggagaccatatagtgcctgaatgacacagcctggaggtggcaacagccggaCGAgccaatagggcctcacaattgaaaatattaaagatattttttaacatttaaatagaagatttcaaatagatgaaccgtaaaagttttatttaatgtgccagcagcatgaggagaccacatggcaatacggtgacacagcctggagttggcggaggaatgaggagaccatttagtggctgaatgacagtgtgtaggtggcggcagcatgaggagaccatatagtagcaaaatgacacagcgtggaggtggcggcagcataaggagaccatatagtggctgaatgacacagcgtagaggtggcggcagcatgaggagaccatactgtggctgaaggacccagcctgga
This genomic interval from Hyla sarda isolate aHylSar1 unplaced genomic scaffold, aHylSar1.hap1 scaffold_18, whole genome shotgun sequence contains the following:
- the LOC130313969 gene encoding olfactory receptor 2G3-like yields the protein METSNQTSSGRFILLGMANVLHLQVICFITFLMMYIITLSGNVLLIIVVLINSKLHTPMYFFLSNLSVIDICFSSTVVPKILENILSTDRSISLVGCALQMYFHMSLGATECVILAVMAYDRFAAICRPLHYQTIINKKICVCLASISWGGCFAFGIIHTPLTFQLPFCKSHHVNHFFCEMPPFFQLSCKDTHLNEIVMYVAALIIILCAFCLTLISYVHIIYTICKIQSSEGREKAFSTCSSHLTVVSVYYGTIIFMYMKPRSEYSPEIGKTMSIIYTAVTPMLNPIIYGMKNKDVKDTIKIKLSSQTKK